In Cryptomeria japonica unplaced genomic scaffold, Sugi_1.0 HiC_scaffold_239, whole genome shotgun sequence, the DNA window caccttccaggattacactatcacagcccaagtatgctcttgatctacttgcacgctttcatatggctgattctaagcttgccccgactccctttgtttcaggagtcaagcttgaggctcaatgttcttctccactagttgatgctactttgtattgtcagcttgtgggtagtctcatctacttgactcatacatgccctgatatttcctttgcagttggcatggtttcctgcttcatgtaggatccacatgagcttcattggaaagccaccaaatgcatccttcattacatccagggtacacatcactatgggattcactatgtagcaggcacaggacttcgcttggttggttacacagactccgattgggctggcgatctagttgatcgtaagtctacttttggttatagttttcaccttggttcggacCCCATTtattggtagagcaagaagcaacatgctattgctctctcttcgactgaggctaagtatcgaggcactgttaatgcaacaactaagaccatttggctctagcagatcctcacagagtttggattcaccactccacggccaatagttctacattgtgacaatcagagtgctattgcaatcttgaagaacccgatccagcaccagtggaccaaacacatcaagattcatatgtaCTATATCCAacagctcatccaggagcaggtcattaatttgcagtattgtcctacagcagagcaggttgctgacatattcaccaaacctttcatcgagagtaagttccagcagttgcgagctctcttgggggtgcgggatgtgtcattatgGGGgctcaactgacttctccttcctctcttatgggggggactttttcctctttgaggttttgtccttcttctttgagagtcttttttacattcatctctcttttgggggggagttttttcccgttgggttttctccctttctccatttgtgagagattgcattgcatagttttgcttgcatttacatattgtacatgggtacctatcatggcctagtagccaggacccatcttgcattgttgacttgagtcttcattcccctaagttacacttaagggggggtgttggtgtaaataaatattcattttggatattattacacttacttaagttaacttaggataatgcatctcttcgtagtttggatttgagacacttagggaagtgtgcacatagggatagagcttgtaggagaaattccaccttttgtggtcttattttgctgttacactccacattcagtgggtcatccacctattgtggaatattatattatttctcctacctacccttagtatttcttacctacccttgtttctcattgagccacatgtcatatttgtgtgctcatacatccatatggcctttcctatataagcaggcctctatttattgtattggttaatcgagctgatcattttgcatattgatgagaatacagtttgatcttgtcattctattgtctcttttatgcttttcattgtgcccttgatcttggaaaaatcctatAGGATCCCTCCAAAGGTTCTGCTAACATTTTCTTTTTCCTCGGAGGAGAGGATTTGGCTCATGTCACACTAGTCCTTTTGATTGACAACTAGGAATGAGACCTTCTAGTGTGCTCAGCCAAAGCAAATGATACAACTGCTTGGCTTGTTGAACCCAACTCAATCTCCTTCGCTTTTCTGGGCTATTGTTGAGTATCTTTCGATAAGGTTGATTCTTGAGGGTCAAAGTCATTTCAAGGAGAGTCCTCAAAAGAATCTACATCTACATTGTGTTTATCCCACTCCTCAAAATTTTTATCCAAAGGGTAGTTTTCTATATAAACTTAGGTCTATTGAACTTCTTGTCAGTATGTCCAAAAAGATAACTTCCTTCTTTATGGCCATTTATCATTGTCCACCCTCCTaagaaaagttgtataaactggtttAGATGGATTTTCTCTTATAGTTGGGTCATAAAACTTTAACCATGGTATTCGTTCTTTGACAGGAATACCATTTAGCTCCACATATAATTGAGAATCATTTCTTGGAAGGTTAATCTTGGCTTTCCAGGATTCACGTGGCTCATGCACTATAGGATTATTTCTCCTTGCTAAAAATCCATTTGGATCATAACTCCATGGGTCATCAATAACCACGAGACCCAATTGTATCAATTTTGAAGTGAGCACTCCCTCTATGAGGAGTCTTTTTATTAGACCAATAGGACCTATCATTTTACAGTCCTAGGTGACAGTGATGTCATTCTTGCCTATGCCTATATAATTTTCAATCATAACTAATTGCCTAAAAATATCTAAGGCCAGTGTATGATTAGTTACATAAGTGGGGAGGCGAAAAGGCTTGTCGATAAAACCATGTACTCTgacaaaagaaaaatacttacCTAGAAACTAGTCACAATAGGGGCTACGTGTAAACATCCAACCAATTTTCTATAataggaaataggaaatataaaatgagaCTTCCATCACTAAATCTTGCATGGTAAGTGTTAGGAAACAATCAGCAAAAGAATATGCATCATGTGTGGCAGATAGTATGGGAGTCTATATAGTCACAGGCTTTCACCTATTGTGCTCATAAAAAAATGATAACTTAATATATTGACTGAGAAACCCCCATTCTAATGCAAGAACATGTGAAGCAAAAAATGAGTGTACCTAAATCTATAATGTGTCTTGAAGTGTATTAATTGCTTTTCTATTCTGTGGGCAATAATCTCTGAGAAGTCATACAGGAAAGATTCATTTTGCTTCTAGAGTTTGAACAACACACCCATTTGGAAAGTATAGATGTGCATATTATTATCAAGGCCACAAACATAGGCCAACATTGAGGTGACTTCTTTCAGGTCATTTTACTTCAAATCATTGAATGCCAATGGGGATTTTGAAAGCTCAGTGAGATTCGTCTCCATTGCAGTTCCGCAAAAACTTAAAGTAGCCTTCCTTTTACATCAATAATTTTCTAATAATTTCCTACTAAAAATATCCATTTTATTAGAAAGAAAAGGGATGCACAACAATGTCTCAAGTGGCATCTACACTTATATCAATTCTCAATGAAGTGTGTTGAATAACAGGGGGTCAACACTAAAACATCATGAGCATGCCTCAATGAATTCAAAGAAATGAGGGACCATTTGGATGACATATTATGAAAGACCACAATGCCAAATATTTACCACCACGTGTCTCAATTTTACTTTGTAAATGAAAATCTTAGTGCAAGAAGCCTCTTGAAGGCTCTTGGGATGCTTATGTATTTCGAGATCAAGAACCTCTTCATATCTGTTTCAAACTAGAGCGGGGTTCTTGGTCATGTCTTTTGTCTATGGGAATTTTCTTGGATAATCAAATTTTGAAGGAATGAAGTGAGAAGTGTATGAGATATCCCCAAGAAAATTGACCCAAGTCTCAAGTTGTGTGATGTATCAGCAGGAACATCCATCTCAATGAGCCAAGATTGTTCTATCTTCTCCTTTTCTTAGAAACGTTTTGGTGctagaaaatatatttttggagAATAAAATGTTGCATGTTATCTTTAAAATATTTTCTTCTCCAAGAAACttcatgccttgattttcattctCAATAGAATGTTAATAATGGGCTTTTCCTTGGACATGCACCACATATGCTTTTCACGTAGAACTAATTCTACAAGACACTATATTAACTTCCACCTCGAGTGTACTTAAAAGCCACTCTCCATCTTATACCATCGTTTATTTTATTCACACTATTATCTCAGAACCTGCAATAATAGTCAGTGATGTTGATGCAAGCCAAAAGCTAGCGACGATCTACCTTAATCTTGAAAACTACACACGATAGGATGCATGGCGCACGATAGCCCCTTGCATACTCTCCTAAAAAAATGCACAACTTGACTATGATTTGGCTTCCTAATTTTCACTAGCTGTGAAATGACCCATACAATATCCCAACTTGTGATCATTACTTCAACCTTGGCTTTTATTTTATAGATTGAAGTTCCTTCATGTCTATAAATATAACCATGATGCAGAGTCCTTGTTGTCTTAGAGTTTGATTTAGTTTGTTGCATATTAGGAGCTTGGATACTCCCATTAGGTTCTCATTACTTCATCTTGAGCTCCTCTTGGAAGCTCAGGTTCTTGAGCCATGTATTCACAAAGGGCCTTCCCTTAGATTACCTTGGTGGGTCTGATGTCAATGCCATACTCAAGAATCTTGGTAATTCAATTGGCTCTCTTATCTGTCATTTCTCCTTTCATTATGTATTTATAGACCATAGGGTGAACCATGTAGATAGTTGTCTTATTACAGACAATGAAATGCCTAAATTTCTTCAAGCTTTTTACTATGGCAAATGCTTGTTTTTAAACAGATTTGTACTTTACCTCATATGCTTTATCATTTTTGATTGAAAGGAAATTGGACGCTCCCCTGTACCTTCTACATCCCTCTGTTTTAGTACAATATTAATCAAGTTATTGGCATAAACATACATTAGAAAATCTTTGGACATATTTGGTTTAGACAAGACAAGGGAAGATGGGATGGCTTCTTTAATCTTTTTGAAAGCTTCTTTAGCTTCCGGAGTCCATTTGAAATGAAGGTCCTTTCTTAGCATAAGATTTATCAATCTTACCATTCCAGTAAAATCTGAAATGAATCGACTAATGAAATTCATCTTCCCCAAAAAGGATTGGACACCCTTCTGTTCATGGAAAAAGAAATCTCTTTGCTAGGTTTCACATAGTCTAGGTCAATGGAAATCCCCTCTTTAGACACTACATATCCTAGTAGCTTTACTTAAGAAACTCCAAAGTTACATTTCTTGGGGTTCAACAAGATACCAAACTCTAGCCATTTCTAGAAAACTAGCTCTACATGATCAAAATAGTcttctttattttttaaaaacattgtcaagtcatccatgtaaataagAATAATCTTGTTAATCATGTCCCAAAAGGCTATATACATGACTCTTTGGAAAGTAGTACGAGCATTAGACAACCTGAATAGCATCTTTTGATAAGAAAacattccccatttggtggtgaaagagGTTTTGTGCTGGTCTTCTGGCTTGACAAGGACTTGGTTATATCCGAATAACCATCAAGCATAGAAAACATCTCAAACCCGACTACTTTATGCAAGATCTATTCTATTGGAGGCAAGTGTAATGGTCATTCAAGGACGCTCTATTTAGATACTAAAAATTCACACAGAGGCAAATGTATCCATTATTTTTCCAAACCGGCACCATGTTACAAACCCAAGTACTATGTTTGATCGGATAAATGATCAGGGATTCAATTAGATTTTGTAACTTTTGTGACATTAGGAAATCGATCTTGGGGTTCATAGGACGTTGCTTATATTGGACAAGATTTGCCCCTTCAGTTAGCTCAATGGTGTGTTGTATGACCTCAAAATTGTAGcctttgaggtcatcatatgaccatatGATATCTCTTATGCATTCATCATAGAAATGAACCAGCCTCCTTATCATGTTGAGGGACATTTTTTCCTACCCTGAGCTTCTCCCCATCTCCAACATGAAGTTTGGTATAATCTCCCTTATATGTGATCAATTTCCTTTTATCATTTTTTGCATCCTCTCAATCAAAAAGGTTTTCCAAAGTGATCAAACCCTATGGGACTTTATTTGATCATAGTTTAATAACTTGTTCTTCGTTTGCCTTAGTGACCTTGGGCAACAGTTGGTATGCAAATTCCTTGGATTTCTGAATAAACGTGGCTATATGTTGATCATTTTCAAAGAATTTCTAGTGTGCATCATTGTCTAGGATATCTTGTCTAATGTCAGCCAAACTGAGTGTTTATTTTCTAGCAACTCAGAGGCCGAGTCAAACTGTGATCCTACTAAGGTCATACGATCAACACCTTCATTCTTCTTCCTCGAAATCCtctgaatattgaaagcatcaaatatttCAATTAGATCCCAAACTCAATAGCAATATGAATGCATGGGAACATGCTTTGCAGCTAATATCTCCTAGAATTGTTGAACCACTAGCTCAAAATGTCCCAAAACTTTAAACCGCTTGACTCCAAGGTATTATTTGTTAAGTTTGCAACAAATTCCTTGAATTTTCAATCATGTGATGAATCAAAGTTACTTTCTCTCTTATCCATgagataaaataaattttgaatgTATCTTCTTGATGTTAGATTACACTTAGATTCTTAAACCCTACTTATATGATTTTCTACTCAATAATCCTTCCGCATGGAATGAATATTTGTGTTCGTTCCTTATttctttgtagttttttttttgtttccattTAGTTTAGTtacctttctttgtttctaataaaAAGAAATACCCTTAAGAACCCAACCCTTATCATATGAAGGGGTTGGCTCTTTCAAACATAGAGGAAAATCATTAATCCCATAGTGATCTCTCCACTATTAAAGCATTTTTCACTATCTACTAGATCATTTAGGGTCATTTTCAATGTAAAACTATTGTGACAAGTATGTTTACAGATAGGCATAAAGAGTACTGCCCTAGATACAAATACCAAGAAGTCTAAGGCCACCCATAGTTCTGGGATGACAACTAAATCTCTAGAAATTTTATGAAAACCCTTGAAAACATAAGATTTATCTTGTAAAAGTCCTcgatgtaattatttatttaataataggaATCTGTGAAAGCTCAATTTCATGAAGTAAAAAAAATTGATTGACATAAATATCCTAGAATAAATATGAAATTTACTAGCCAATGAAATGTCTTTAGTAATCCAATAAACAAGttaagaattttaaataaatatttataactaAATAAATTGGAAAGAAAAAGATTCCCTATAACATTGATTCCTTTTCATTGAATGGGAGAATTTAAAACTACATGATAAATGTTAAAAGATTCTATAGCATGGACCATTTACTAGCCAAGTAGCCTATATGCAACTCCTAAGCCTTCTTTCAGTGAAAGACCTAGCTAACACTAGTACTTGCATCTAGGTAAGATGCATTGtataatgctgatagtaatttatatgattataaatgtgagataaaattataaaaattcaaaacgtgtcaacatttttttttcaaagatgTAATAAATGGATCCAAGGAGTCCTTATGTTTCCTCCTACATTAGGTGTTGGTCCCTTGAAAATAAGTTGAGGAACTAATCTTGGTGAGCCTTGAATAATGCATGTAGAATTTTGGGTGGACAATTGTGTTGCATTCAACTCGTTCAACAATGTCAACAATGATAAATGTTTATGATGTTTGAATTTTCGACAATAATTTTTTTTAGGCATGAAAACTAGCAATGACATTCTAGTGTGAGACAATATTTTTGGTGGGGGCTTCCCCACCATAAGATAGTCTACTAGTGCTTGCATCTAAATGAGGTGTAATGGACAAGTCAATAGTAATTTATTTATCTTTAGAATTTTAATATAGAGGATTTTCTTCATTAATTactattattaaaaaaaactttaaaacaaCTAATAAGAAAAATATAAAGGATGCAATCATAAAATAAAAGGAAAACCATCTCGAGTTAGTCTAAATATGTGATTTGATAATTTGTTAgattgtcatatatatatatatatatatatatatatatatatatatatatatagtttttgttttgttttgtgttaatATTCATAGATATTAATAATATTGATAAGTACATTTGTTGGATTATCATACTTTTAAAATTAATGAACCCTAAATTAATTCTCACATATTATTCTAATATTGAAAAGTAATAAAAACAGTTAATTCCTACAAGCATTTCAAAGAGGTTGAAAGAAAATATGTTTCTTGGTGAAAGTTTTGGAATGAATTACATTTGTGGAATTCgttgaaaccctagagaaatttcCTCTAAAATTTTAACAAAATAGATTTGAATAGAATTGGCAGATACAAAATTTGTAGCCAAATCTCCTCAAAGTTAAACTAAAACAAATTAAAGAGGATCGGCCACTGTGCAACACTGAGGCAAATTTCATCCACAACAAATTCTAAGCAACTTGAAATGTAAAAACAGTATCAAAGAGGTAAAATCCGACACTTGATTAAATTTTcacaaaaaacattcaaattcaACAACAACCGTCCACAGAGCACACATGGAATCTTaagaaataattaatattaaatacaaATTCTACACCTTCAAATTCAACAACCACCATCCATAGAGCACACATGAAATCTTAAGAAATACTTGATATTAAATGTAAATTATACACCTTCAAATTTAACAAACACTGTCTACAAAGCACCATGAAATCTTAAGAAACACTTAAGATTAAATACAAATTGTACACAGCTATCTAATTCGTTCATCCCTACGGGATCAAACCCACCCAATCCTAAATCAAACTACAAACACATTCCAAATTCTGTGTTGCCAAATTTGTAGATAAATACACAGAATTTGGATTCTCTGTAATTTGTAATTGATCTTGGGTATTTTCATCTTCAGAAGATCTCGGTTTTGGAGCCCACAAAGACTTTAAATTTTGCCTAAAAATTCCTTTCACCCCGTCATTTGTTTCTATAAGAATAAATTTCACCACTACTTGGAAGCCATCTGTGGGAAGGGCTCATCGAACCACGCGTAACACAAATAATGTTCGGAAAATTGTTTTGAGATGACCGATTTTGACATGAGACAATTTCCCGATGGGGAGTTCCTCCCGAGGGAATGATGGGGAGTTCCTCCCTAGGGAATAGTAACAGAAATGAAAAAATATATTCGTAATCAAAAAGACAACTTTCAGGCAGCAACTTCCTCACATATTATGAGAGCATTGGAAGACAGTGGATGCCAGGGCTGTGCTAAGCACATTTAATGTTGCTTATTCACATTTATTGTAGGTCATTCATTGATAGTTGAGATAGTAAATGCACTTCTTGCAGAGTTTCTTGAATTTCCAGTCAGTGGGAAGGATTGATGTGAGCATGCAGCCAAAGCCAAAATTCTTTCCGATGTTATTCTTAAGAGATTGATCATGCAGCTTTCATATCTTAGCGAATAAAACATATACATATTCCAGCTACTAGCTTAAGAGATTGATCATGCAGCTTTCGTATCTTAGCGAATAAGACGAGACGAGAGGAATGCAGAAGTTGTTGGCTTTGGCATCCTTGGGCATGTTGAGCGTCTGTGTTGATTTATTGTATGACTGGTTGGGCATATTTTTCCCGAAGCAAACTGAGGTAACTATAAAGCATACCTCAACTATGTTGTTTTTCTTTGCAAAGTGCTTGCAAGATTTTTGGTTTGCTCTATCTGGTCACCTTCAAAAAGCTTGCATTTGTATTGTAAGTAGAGGGGTTCCGTTTGGCTTTCGGTTTACAAGATTTAAACTCATTTGAGGCGGTTTATTTCAGGCCGCGTGTCTGGGTTACACGATGCAGGCACAGTGACAAATGTAGCCAATGGAGAATGACCTTTCTTTTCCCGACACTACACCAAAATTTCATCACCGACGGAAACATGTACCACATAACACACAATGCTCGGAAAATTGTTTTAAGATGGTCGGTTCTGGCGTGAGACAATTTCCCGGTGAGGAGTTCCTCCCCAGGGAATAGCCTATCAGCTTAAAAAAACCCGTATAGTACTTAAACTATGTACAAGAATTATCGATTTGAGGCAATTCTAAATTAATCTCAATCTCAAGGAAAAGTGCTTCTAGAGGAAGATTAGCCCGGACCAGCAACATACATAATTTatcaaagagattgaaaagagataAAAAGAAATGGTTAGAGAATCACGTTGGACGATAGTTTAGAATAATCCTATTTTATTGTGCAAACGAGAGGGAGAAGGATACTCTAAAAAGAAAAAGTTAGGTCGAAAACTTTGTAATTATTGATGAATTTAATCTCTTTTATACTGTTAATGAGAAAGCTACAAAATAAAGCAGCAGCAGCGGTAACAAGAAATGGCACCCTAAGATAGGGATTGGAGCTTTGGACTGTAGGTAAGAGGACATATACAGAGATCTGCAGCGGGTGGGAGTAAAGGAGAGCCTCTGCTTAGCGTTGTCATACAGAATATGGTAATCTTGTTGCTGAAAACTTCCAAGGACGGCCGGTACACCTGCAACCGAAGCCTCATCCATATCTAACATTGCCAGACATAGTAAATTTCCAATTTTAGTCGGACCAGATTCTGTATATTGAACGAAATTATGTTTACCTTCGACAATATAATCTGCACCAAGCATATGGAAAGTCATATTCACATCAGGGATATAGTCATAGTAGGGTGATGAATAGCATACACTTAACCCAGCTTTAGAATCGTTAGATCTGGGTAGCCCTAGGACAGAATCTAAAACAGATGCCACTGCAGTGAAGGCAGCGTGCGGCAAAACTGTGTAGTGTGTTCCAGAGTCGATGATGAATCCCCCGCTTCCATTTGATTGTATATCGAACGTTCCTCGTGGAATATTGAGAGACACGTTCCCCAGAGTTATTCCTTCCACGGAGAAATAATAGTAGCTGTTAAGCTTGGGCAGGACTGTGTTGTTTATCACCATCGTCGACTGCACTCCTATGCCGTTCAACTCGGCTGCGCTGCCCAACAGGAGAGGCGTCGAAAATCTGTCAATGTCATGAAAGGG includes these proteins:
- the LOC131046117 gene encoding aspartic proteinase nepenthesin-2-like, whose translation is MAHKNAITLVVANLTICCFFSLLCSEEARGGPHLERNSAIARLKRMEASIKAVQSGRTETQLGGAVAPLIRLPTTHVVNIGIGTPPRNFRGKVDTGSDLIWFQCDPFNGSRRYTLPMFYPEDSSTYRPVPCSSSLCSALGNSTCALDCQYSHIYSGSWSTQGELSFETFTMADTSGAAHSFGGIAFGCSHIVQGDGLEEANGVVGLGRGQLSLISQIGESKFSYCLSFEYNGSPFHDIDRFSTPLLLGSAAELNGIGVQSTMVINNTVLPKLNSYYYFSVEGITLGNVSLNIPRGTFDIQSNGSGGFIIDSGTHYTVLPHAAFTAVASVLDSVLGLPRSNDSKAGLSVCYSSPYYDYIPDVNMTFHMLGADYIVEGKHNFVQYTESGPTKIGNLLCLAMLDMDEASVAGVPAVLGSFQQQDYHILYDNAKQRLSFTPTRCRSLYMSSYLQSKAPIPILGCHFLLPLLLLYFVAFSLTV